A single region of the Fibrobacter sp. UWP2 genome encodes:
- a CDS encoding efflux RND transporter periplasmic adaptor subunit, whose product MKKLLKIVIVLAIVAGVALGVKAFFFKNAKPDSIGALVSAKVTQGTIATTISATGSLEPVDQVEVGTQVSGDIAKIHVDFNSKVKKGQVIAELDKSKLKATLDQVELAYKSAKIDLEYKQSTYDRIKKLAESNSASAVDLETAEYNLNSAKLAVDRSKNEVSQAKLNLSYATIKSPIDGVVLERSVDVGQTVAASMSAPTLFIIAKDLSQMKVMADVDEADIGQVKAGQQVEFTVDAFQGETFSGSVQEVRLNPTTTSNVVTYTVVITAENPEQKLLPGMTATCTIVTQKVEDAIMVPVKALKFSPAEGTPMVDPKDMPRPAGLKGDRVWININGKAASRPVKTGLNDGVNVQVLKGLSVGDSVVVSQESLANTAAPKGAATSPFMPSPPGKNKKKK is encoded by the coding sequence ATGAAAAAGCTTTTGAAAATCGTCATCGTCCTCGCCATTGTCGCTGGTGTAGCCCTCGGCGTTAAGGCTTTTTTCTTTAAAAACGCCAAACCTGACTCCATCGGAGCCCTCGTGAGCGCCAAGGTCACGCAGGGGACCATCGCCACCACCATTTCGGCAACCGGCTCGCTCGAGCCCGTGGACCAGGTGGAAGTGGGCACGCAGGTCTCGGGCGACATCGCCAAGATCCATGTGGACTTCAACTCCAAGGTCAAAAAGGGACAGGTCATCGCCGAACTCGACAAGTCCAAGCTCAAGGCCACCCTGGACCAGGTGGAACTTGCCTACAAAAGCGCCAAAATCGACCTGGAGTACAAGCAAAGCACCTACGACCGCATAAAAAAGCTCGCCGAGAGCAACAGCGCGAGCGCCGTTGACCTGGAAACCGCCGAATACAACTTGAATTCCGCCAAGCTGGCGGTGGACCGCAGCAAAAACGAAGTCTCGCAGGCGAAGCTCAACCTGAGCTACGCCACCATCAAGAGCCCAATCGACGGCGTGGTGCTAGAACGCTCGGTGGATGTGGGCCAGACGGTCGCCGCCTCGATGAGTGCCCCCACGCTATTCATCATCGCCAAGGACCTCAGCCAAATGAAGGTGATGGCCGACGTGGACGAGGCCGACATCGGGCAGGTGAAGGCAGGCCAGCAGGTGGAATTCACCGTGGACGCGTTCCAGGGAGAGACGTTTTCTGGCTCCGTGCAGGAAGTGCGCCTGAACCCCACTACCACGAGCAACGTGGTCACCTACACCGTCGTGATCACCGCCGAGAACCCCGAGCAAAAGCTGCTCCCCGGCATGACCGCTACCTGCACCATTGTGACGCAAAAGGTCGAAGACGCCATCATGGTCCCCGTGAAGGCGCTCAAGTTCAGCCCCGCCGAGGGCACCCCGATGGTAGACCCCAAGGACATGCCACGACCGGCGGGGCTCAAGGGCGACCGCGTTTGGATAAACATCAACGGCAAGGCGGCCTCGCGCCCCGTCAAGACCGGCCTCAACGACGGCGTGAACGTGCAAGTATTGAAGGGGCTCTCGGTGGGTGACTCCGTGGTAGTAAGCCAAGAATCCCTCGCAAACACCGCCGCACCGAAAGGCGCGGCGACCAGCCCGTTTATGCCAAGCCCTCCGGGCAAAAACAAGAAAAAGAAGTGA